One Helianthus annuus cultivar XRQ/B chromosome 12, HanXRQr2.0-SUNRISE, whole genome shotgun sequence genomic region harbors:
- the LOC110894145 gene encoding exocyst complex component EXO84B, with product MASKISSRSRGGTPAKSNSKETGPKLEENLNIFKSDKFDADAFVNSKCNSLNEKEIRQLCSYLLDLKRASAEEMHRSVYANYTAFIRTSKEISDLEGELLSIRNLLSTQATLIHGLADGIHVESLSVTVPRGSLSNGVSADVDRDPSDLENWLIEFPDILDVLIAERRVEEALATLDEGEHVVSEAKRKNSLSPVLLTSLQTAITECRQRLADQLANAASQPTTRGGELRAAITALKKLGDGPRAHSLLLEAHSQRLQSEMQNLRPSSTSYGGAYTAAISQLVFSVIAQTASDANAVFGKEPSYSSELVMWATKQTEYLALLVKRHALASSAAAGGLRAAAECVQIALGHCSLLEARGLTLCPVLLRLFRPSVEQALDANLKRIEESTAALAAADDWDLSSTSHNAIIHQHKLSSSAQRFNSMVQDFFEDVGPLLSMQLGGKMLEGLFHVFSSYVSMLIRALPGSMEEEANYEGSGNKIVSIAETESQQMALLANASLLADELLPRAAMKLTPGVQAIYNDDPGRRPSDRQNRNPEQREWKRRLASIVDRLKDSFCRQHALELIFTEDGDTHLAPEMYLNMDEGVEEIEWFPSQIFQELYAKLYRMSAIATEMFAGRERFSTLLLMRLTETVILWLSEDQSFWDEVLKGPRPLGPLGLQQFYLDMQFVILFASQGRYLSRNLYRALKEIIDKALAAFSATGMDPYSVLPEDEWFNHMCQDAINRLSGNPQSANGERDPSSPTASVSAQSISSVRSHGSS from the exons ATGGCTTCCAAAATATCATCTAGATCGAGAGGAGGAACGCCTGCGAAGAGCAATTCGAAGGAAACCGGTCCCAAACTGGAAGAAAATCTGAATATCTTCAAGTCCGATAAGTTTGACGCTGATGCGTTTGTTAACTCGAAGTGTAATTCGTTGAACGAGAAG GAGATCAGGCAATTATGTTCGTATCTTTTAGATCTGAAGAGAGCTTCTGCAGAGGAAATGCATAGGAGTGTTTACGCTAATTATACAGCATTCATACG CACATCAAAAGAGATATCAGATTTAGAAGGCGAACTACTATCGATAAGAAACTTACTATCTACTCAGGCTACGTTAATTCACGGTCTAGCTGATGGGATCCACGTGGAATCATTGTCTGTCACTGTCCCACGTGGATCATTGTCAAACGGTGTATCTGCTGACGTGGATCGAGATCCTTCAGACTTAGAAAATTGGTTAATCGAATTCCCCGATATCCTCGATGTTTTGATAGCCGAAAGACGAGTAGAGGAAGCTCTGGCTACCCTTGATGAAGGCGAACACGTAGTTTCTGAAGCAAAACGAAAAAATTCGTTGAGTCCTGTTCTGTTAACGTCTCTCCAAACTGCTATAACTGAATGTCGGCAAAGATTAGCGGATCAGCTTGCAAATGCTGCTTCACAACCGACCACACGCGGTGGTGAGCTTCGTGCGGCTATTACCGCTCTTAAAAAACTTGGAGATGGTCCACGGGCCCACAGTCTACTACTCGAAGCGCATTCTCAACGGCTTCAATCCGAAATGCAAAATCTTCGTCCGTCAAGCACGTCATATGGTGGAGCATACACAGCGGCTATTTCACAACTGGTGTTTTCTGTTATTGCTCAAACGGCAAGCGATGCTAATGCTGTATTTGGTAAAGAACCGAGTTATAGCTCTGAGCTTGTGATGTGGGCTACGAAACAAACGGAATATTTGGCTCTTCTTGTTAAACGACATGCGCTAGCTTCGTCTGCTGCTGCTGGCGGATTACGGGCTGCTGCTGAATGTGTACAAATAGCTTTGGGACATTGTTCTTTGTTGGAAGCTCGTGGTCTGACACTTTGTCCTGTGCTTTTGAGGCTTTTTAGACCTAGTGTTGAACAAGCACTTGATGCCAATTTGAAACGTATTGAAGAGAGTACTGCTGCATTGGCTGCTGCTGATGATTGGGATCTTTCAAGTACATCCCATAATGCCATAATACATCAACATAAGCTCTCAAGCAGTGCTCAAAGGTTCAATTCTATGGTCCAG GATTTCTTCGAGGATGTGGGGCCACTTCTAAGCATGCAGTTGGGAGGAAAAATGCTAGAGGGATTATTCCACGTATTCAGTTCATATGTCAGCATGCTCATAAGAGCACTTCCGGGCTCCATGGAAGAAGAAGCAAACTACGAAGGATCCGGGAACAAAATAGTTAGTATAGCCGAGACCGAAAGCCAGCAAATGGCATTGCTTGCAAATGCATCATTGTTAGCTGATGAACTATTACCCCGTGCAGCCATGAAACTCACCCCTGGAGTTCAAGCTATTTACAATGATGACCCTGGTAGACGACCTTCAGATCGGCAAAACCGGAATCCCGAACAAAGGGAATGGAAACGACGCCTTGCAAGCATTGTAGATAGATTGAAGGATAGTTTCTGCAGACAACATGCTTTAGAACTCATTTTTACTGAGGATGGTGATACCCATTTAGCTCCAGAAATGTATCTAAACATGGATGAAGGTGTTGAGGAAATTGAATGGTTCCCTTCTCAGATATTTCAG GAACTTTACGCAAAGCTTTACAGGATGTCTGCTATAGCAACCGAAATGTTTGCTGGTAGGGAACGTTTTTCAACATTGTTGTTGATGAGGCTTACGGAAACCGTCATCTTATGGCTTTCAGAAGACCAATCGTTTTGGGATGAAGTTTTAAAAGGACCAAGGCCTTTAGGTCCACTTGGCCTTCAACAG TTTTATCTGGATATGCAGTTTGTCATTTTGTTCGCTTCCCAAGGGCGTTACTTATctcgaaatttatatcgtgcttTGAAGGAGATCATAGATAAAGCACTTGCAGCCTTCTCTGCAACGGGAATGGATCCATACAG TGTACTTCCTGAGGATGAGTGGTTTAATCATATGTGTCAAGACGCAATAAATAGGTTGAGCGGGAACCCACAATCAGCCAACGGTGAACGAGATCCAAGCAGCCCAACTGCTTCTGTTTCCGCACAATCAATATCATCCGTCAGATCTCATGGCAGTTCGTAA
- the LOC110894144 gene encoding glutamate receptor 2.7, translating into MKILLHHTLILVLLMNMLSIVNSQTKTHVKIGVILDMNTSIGKMTKTCISMATRDFYRKHDNYTTVIRLHFRDSKQDNVQATSATIDLLKNVQVMSIFGPMTSAQADFVIDIGNKSKVPIISPATSPSLSPYNNHYFIRSAHDSTLQLKPITELIKHFSWSEVVFVYQNDEYGRGLVPYLSDAMMNIGTKVMHQTVIHPSASDDWIRAELYKLKTMQTRVFVVHALPDLASRFFKKVDETGMMEEGYVWVITEVLTSRLHSLDREDVDSMQGVLGVKSYIRRTKEVNEFEKRWKQEFRRGYPEDEVTELDMFGIWSYDSVFALAKALQKVGNEVNMTFHRDSRESTSDLDAIGTSEMGSSLVNLIRNSRFKGLSGDFHVVNGQLQPSVYEVVNIIGKGEKSIGFWSPENGMSKTLNGRTKDLKAVTWPGDTHVIPKGWENPTSNENKLRVGVPAKGGFVQFIDANTDPQTKQVVVTGFCVDVFDAVVGALPYAVKHEFIPFVTPDGKKPAGSYSDLIYNLSDGKYDAVVGDITILAKRSDYVDFTLPYAEGGVSLIVPIEDERKSAWIFMRPLEKELWITTGAFFIYTGLVVWILEHRVNKEFRGSPGQQVGMIFWFSFSTLVYAHREKLISNLSRFVVIVWVFVVLVLTSSYTASLTSMLTVQKLRPSYTDIDEIKRNGESVGYQEGSFVKDMLKGMGFNDSQLKSYSTFEDYDKALKNGSRKGGVSAIMDELPYIQVFLAKYCNKYTMTGPTYKTAGFGFAFPKGSPLVHDVSRAVLQVTEEQMLNISNQWFGAAASCDQQNGAKVNSDRLRLDSFKGLFLIAGLSSTSALLVFFFRFLHQNREILVSQDSLSQKIAAIAKIFDVFKDDEVRKSNVEEAFEESDNNNSPAISVFHQEAGMFSHDEGLFTPTEPGTPVHDTIQAVETTTNIR; encoded by the exons ATGAAGATTCTTCTTCATCATACACTAATCCTTGTTCTACTCATGAACATGTTATCCATAGTTAACAGCCAAAcaaaaacacatgtaaaaataggagTTATTCTAGATATGAATACCAGCATTGGCAAGATGACCAAGACTTGCATATCAATGGCGACACGCGATTTCTATCGTAAACACGACAACTACACCACGGTCATCCGCCTTCACTTTCGTGATTCCAAACAAGACAACGTTCAAGCAACTTCTGCAACAATCGATCTCTTAAAAAACGTTCAAGTCATGTCCATTTTCGGACCCATGACATCCGCACAAGCCGATTTTGTCATCGACATAGGTAACAAATCAAAGGTTCCTATCATATCACCCGCAACAAGCCCATCACTCTCACCATACAACAACCATTACTTCATCCGGTCTGCACATGATTCGACGTTACAGCTAAAACCGATAACCGAACTGATCAAACACTTTAGTTGGAGTGAGGTTGTGTTTGTGTATCAAAATGATGAGTATGGAAGAGGCCTTGTTCCTTATTTATCCGATGCCATGATGAACATTGGGACCAAAGTTATGCACCAAACAGTCATACATCCTTCGGCTTCTGATGACTGGATTCGTGCGGAATTGTATAAGCTTAAGACGATGCAGACTCGGGTTTTCGTGGTACACGCGTTACCAGATTTGGCTTCGCGGTTTTTCAAGAAAGTAGACGAAACAGGAATGATGGAAGAGGGGTATGTTTGGGTTATAACCGAAGTGTTAACGAGTCGTTTGCATTCGTTGGATCGTGAAGATGTTGATTCAATGCAAGGAGTGCTAGGTGTGAAGTCGTATATCCGGAGGACGAAGGAGGTAAACGAGTTTGAGAAAAGATGGAAACAGGAATTCCGAAGGGGGTATCCAGAGGACGAAGTGACGGAACTAGACATGTTTGGGATATGGTCGTATGATAGCGTTTTTGCACTAGCGAAAGCGCTACAGAAAGTAGGAAATGAAGTTAATATGACTTTTCACCGAGACTCTCGGGAGTCAACAAGCGATTTGGATGCCATTGGAACCTCGGAAATGGGGTCGAGTCTAGTTAACTTGATCCGAAACTCACGGTTTAAAGGGCTGAGTGGCGATTTCCATGTTGTTAATGGACAGTTACAACCATCGGTGTACGAAGTAGTGAACATTATAGGAAAGGGGGAGAAATCGATCGGGTTTTGGAGTCCTGAAAACGGCATGTCGAAGACGTTAAACGGTCGAACAAAGGATCTTAAGGCGGTCACATGGCCCGGTGACACTCATGTTATCCCTAAAGGCTGGGAGAACCCAACTAGCAATGAAAACAAGTTAAGAGTTGGTGTTCCAGCAAAAGGCGGGTTTGTTCAGTTTATCGATGCCAACACTGACCCTCAAACCAAACAAGTTGTCGTGACGGGGTTCTGTGTTGACGTTTTTGATGCGGTCGTTGGCGCATTGCCTTACGCGGTCAAACACGAGTTCATACCTTTTGTCACTCCAGATGGCAAGAAACCTGCTGGAAGCTATAGTGATCTTATTTACAATCTCTCGGATGGG AAATATGACGCAGTGGTTGGAGACATCACGATACTTGCAAAGCGTTCGGATTATGTCGATTTCACATTACCATACGCCGAAGGTGGTGTTTCATTGATCGTTCCAATCGAAGACGAAAGAAAGAGTGCATGGATCTTCATGAGACCCTTAGAAAAAGAGCTTTGGATAACAACCGGAGCCTTTTTCATATACACAGGGCTTGTGGTATGGATTCTCGAGCATCGTGTAAACAAAGAATTCCGAGGCTCTCCTGGGCAACAAGTCGGAATGATCTTCTGGTTTTCGTTCTCCACACTCGTTTACGCACACA GGGAGAAGTTGATAAGCAACTTATCGAGATTTGTGGTGATCGTGTGGGTGTTTGTGGTGCTGGTACTGACGTCAAGCTACACCGCAAGCTTGACATCTATGTTAACGGTACAAAAGCTTCGACCGAGTTACACTGACATTGATGAGATCAAGAGAAATGGCGAATCGGTAGGATACCAAGAGGGTTCTTTTGTTAAGGATATGCTGAAAGGTATGGGTTTTAATGATAGCCAGTTGAAAAGCTACAGCACGTTTGAGGATTACGACAAAGCCCTTAAAAACGGAAGCCGAAAAGGAGGAGTTTCTGCGATTATGGATGAGCTCCCTTACATTCAGGTCTTTTTGGCGAAATACTGTAACAAGTATACCATGACGGGTCCCACTTACAAAACCGCAGGCTTTGGCTTT GCATTTCCAAAAGGATCCCCGCTGGTCCATGATGTTTCTAGAGCAGTCCTGCAAGTGACAGAGGAGCAAATGTTGAATATTTCCAACCAATGGTTTGGAGCAGCAGCCAGTTGTGACCAGCAGAATGGAGCTAAAGTCAACTCTGACAGACTCAGGCTCGATAGCTTCAAAGGACTTTTCCTCATTGCGGGTTTATCATCAACCTCGGCTCTCCTAGTTTTCTTCTTCAGGTTTTTGCATCAAAACAGAGAGATATTGGTGTCGCAAGATTCACTTAGCCAAAAGATTGCTGCAATTGCGAAGATATTTGATGTGTTTAAAGATGATGAAGTCAGAAAGTCAAACGTAGAAGAAGCATTTGAGGAATCCGACAACAATAATAGTCCTGCAATTAGTGTGTTTCATCAAGAAGCAGGAATGTTCTCGCATGATGAAGGGTTATTTACACCTACGGAACCTGGTACTCCAGTTCATGACACGATACAAGCTGTAGAAACTACGACCAATATTCGCTAA